The nucleotide sequence TCCGGCATTGGCCTGGCAGCACCACAGGTAGGCATAACAATGCGAGTGGTTGTCATTCAGCTTCCTGAAGAGGAAGAAATCGTCCTCATTAACCCGCAAATAGTCCGCAGGACCGGTGAGATAGTAGGAGTCGAAGGCTGCCTCAGCATCCCCGGCTATTTTGCCGATGTCCAACGGGCAGCAAAGGTCACAGTTAAAGCCCTTGACCGAGATGGCAAAGAGACCCGGCTAAAAGGCGAAGACCTGCTTGCCCGGGTTATGCAGCACGAGATAGACCACCTCAACGGCGTGCTCTATATCGACCACCTGGACAGCCTGGACGAGTTGCGCCCGGTGGAAACGCTTCAGCCTGAAGAGACTTCCGACCCGCTGGCAGAGTACTAGCGCCTCGGACCAGTTATCTCTGCGACAGCGAAGCAAGCAGTCCCATACCTAAAACATATCGGTACAAATCGGCCGGTAGCGAGTGTGCATTGTCCTGTCCCACATCGGCAGGGCATCCGGTTCGTTGACTTCAAGGCGTGCCATTCGGGCGGCCTCGGTGGCGCTTATCTGGCCGAATACCAGC is from Dehalococcoidales bacterium and encodes:
- the def gene encoding peptide deformylase, with the translated sequence MAISPIRTMPDPVLRQRSRRVKNIDGSIHRLVDDMLVSMHASSGIGLAAPQVGITMRVVVIQLPEEEEIVLINPQIVRRTGEIVGVEGCLSIPGYFADVQRAAKVTVKALDRDGKETRLKGEDLLARVMQHEIDHLNGVLYIDHLDSLDELRPVETLQPEETSDPLAEY
- a CDS encoding sterol carrier protein domain-containing protein; its protein translation is FEISDDFCPWNQGGWKLETSPEGSSITRTSETPQVVMPVSTLAMLVFGQISATEAARMARLEVNEPDALPMWDRTMHTRYRPICTDMF